TGGGTCTCTATGAATGTCTTTGGTGGTTGGTAGTTATTTGATTTTCTCGGCAGTCTTCTCATATTGTAACCAGCTGCTTTTCCCAGTCAGCTTTCCTTTTACTCTTTCCTGCAGCATGTTGTCTGCTTGATcaattttgttttctttcctcGTTTAAtctttctaaatttaaaatttcCTTTTTCTCCCTTTGTCCTGAATGTCAGTTGCATCAGCGGTTAGTAAACTTACTGGCTATGCTTTCTGTTGACAGCTTTATCTCCTGAAGAGGAAAGATTATGGAGCATAGTAAGGACAAATTCTTTAGACTTCAATGCCTGGACTTCCCTTATTGAGGAGACAGAGAAGATGTCAGAGGTACTTTAACTGGCCTTCTGTTTAGGAATTTGTCATCTTGGTATTCTTCATTTTCTCTTCGTCAGTTTTCTGTATTGAGATAAGAGAGTTTCTCATtattctcattttatttaaagttGCTACTCTTTCCCATTGAGTGAAGTACCTATCCGAAAAGGTACTGTCTTTCCTGCGCAGCTGAATTGACAGGGTACAATTTTTTGCTATAAAAATATATCTGACTTTCATGCTAGAGAGAAGGGTAGTGTGGCAGAAAATTCCTCAATTACATACATGTAAATTTGTTGTCAAGCTATAAATTAATCACCATACTTAAAAGGATTAAATTCTGTTACACTCTAACCGATCTATTACTGCAAGAGTTGCGTCAGATAGATGCTTTATCTCGTAGCTCATATCTTTTATGTTTATAGTTATTCTTTAGTTAGATAAATCTCTTGTTTCTTTGACACATGGAGCACTATCGAGTTGGTGGTGTTCTATTCTTCTCTCTTCCCATCCATGCCATGTGTTAACCTACTTAGGAAAAACTTTTAGTGGTGTCCATGTTTTTAGCTGAAATTACCAGTATATTTTAGATTTTTTTAATCTGGTGGTTGCCAGGATTGTAGTCAGTGATGTATAACAGTCACAAAAGATCATTTTTCATTAGCATGAGATTTAATGGTGCAAGAATGGTGATGCTCTTATCCACGTCACTTTGCACTTTCCTTGTTTGGATCACAAAAGATTTAATCAATTTGGCTTTGATTAAAATATTTCCTATTTCCATGAAATCAAATTAATATTGATTGATAGTAATATGGCTTTTCTTCAATGATCTGCCTACCATTTAATACATTTTAGTCTagttattccaaaaaaaaaaagaatctaatACATTGTCATTTATGGACAGCTTTAATTTCTTAATCTTTATATTAAGCAAACAAGCTCATCTATAATGTGGATTGTGTATTTGTCTTTTGAGAGCAAACTTTCCAAGGTCCAATTCTCTTGCTAAAATCTGCTTGTGGCTGTCTATATTCTATATCTTGTGGACACAAATTTTCTCAATGATTGATTCAATAGCCATTGTGACAATGTGTAGGGCAACATTTTGAAGATTCGGAAGGTTTATGATGCATTCTTGGCAGAATTTCCTCTATGTTACGGTTATTGGAAGAAATATGCAGATCATGAGGCACGTCTTGGTTCTGTCGACAAAGTTGTGGAGGTCTATGAACGAGCTGTTCAAGGCGTGACATATTCGGTAGATATGTGGTTGCACTATTGTGTTTTTGCTATAAGCACTTATGGAGATCCTGACACCATTAGAAGGTAATGTTGTTGATGATCTGATTTGTTCTAGTTTTGCATGGGAGATCATTGGCGCAAGATGCttataatttttttctttgtGCCAAACTATATGATCTTTCAATGCTATCTGACCTGATTTCAGCACGTCTGCAACAGCTCTTATTCATCTGCATGGTGTAAGGTTTGTTTGGATTGCACTTCAGGATTGTATAACTGATGTGCAATCCACATGATTCTATGGCTACTGTAGCCATATGAATTTTCTTCAGGATTCAATTATATTTTATGGCCTTATTCTCCCCATTCTATTTTCCCTGTCCTTAGGGCTGTGTATAGTCCATGTAGTTCTCCATGATATTTTGCTGTTATTAACCGTCGCACATGAGGTGCATCAATAACCGCATTGCTGCTGAGAAGATCTCGTCCAGTAAGGCTAAGATGCCCTCTCACTGCTCCTTTCACGGACATTGTAAGATTGTTTTGAGGAAGGTAAATGCAGCATATTTGTGGGAGTGTCTGCTCTTTGAGTGAATTAGTACTTTCGCTTGAACTCTTCTCATGTACTGCATTTTCTAGAGCCCATGCAAAGGCATGTGTGTGTTATTATTAATCCTATGGTACATTGTTCTGTTGGTTTGTTAGGTTATTTGAAAGAGGATTAGTGTATGTTGGAACAGACTACCTGTCTTTTCCACTTTGGGATAAGTACCTGGAGTACGAGTACACACAGCAGGCCTGGTCAAATGTTGCTGCCATATACACTCAGATATTGCAGAATCCAAATCAGCAGCTCGATCGCTATTTTGAAGGGTGATTATCTTCCTTGAAGCTTATTTTGCATTTTCATTATTCATTCAAGGCTCTCAGATTCAGTGGTCGAGCTTCTAGATCAATCTCTTACAGTACCATTTTTTTCTGATTGCCTTGTGAATAGAATACACCTTTACTTGGTTTTATATAAACAAGCTCAATCGTCGGCAGTACACTTAAGTGGATACCTTGCTTGTTTAAGTATCTGGTTTTTGCAAGTTCCTTgtttaagcatcttgatattgaTGCAAGAAAAGTAGTTGATGTGACTATTGTTGCTTTCCTGGTGCAATTGTATCTACAGTTTTAAGGAGCTGGTGGCTAGTAGGCCTATATCAGAGCTACGAACTCCTGAAGAAGCTGCAGCTGCAGCAGAAGCTGGCAGTGAACAGATTGAGGGAGAGGTTAATCCTAGTTCTGAGCCTTCTAAACCTGTAAGTGCAATCTTAAAAGATGCCGAGGAGTTGGAGAAGTATATCGCCATTAGAGAAGAGATGTATAAGAAAGCTAAAGAGTTCGATTCTAAGATCATTGATTTTGAAACTGCTATAAGGAGGCCATACTTTCATGTGCGGCCTCTTAATGTTGCGGAGCTTGAAAATTGGAACAGTTATCTTGATTTCATAGAAGGAGGAGATGACTTCAATAAGGTACTTTGGTTTGGTTATTTGTGGATTTTCAATATCTCTTTATTTATAGCTTTAGTTGCCTTGTTATACATTTATTTACAGTTAAAGTAATATCTGCTGCCTCATATGCTATATTGGCTAAACCATCGGATGAAGCATCTTTTTAAACGGGATATTGAACTTGGACTAAAGCATGGACCATCCATTTGCTTTCTATAAGGCTAAGTACTTCAAACCCTCATTTGTGAGTCGACGTTCTGGGTTCATGATCTGTTGTATCGTGGAATATTTGTTTTGAAGTTCCAATGTTATGCATGCAGGTGTGTTCTTATCTTCCTAACCATGTCAGGCTAGAAGGGCCCCCCTTTTGTATTAGAGGGGCCCTGTTCCACCAGAGGAGTACTTCTTAGTCCTTTCAGCTTTTGGTGGAATTTCCTTATACAGTAGAACATTAGTATGTGTTAACCCATTTGTTACTTGTGCAAGTCAGGTGGTCAAGCTGTATGAGAGATGTCTGATTGCTTGTGCCAATTATCCTGAATTTTGGATTCGGTATGTTTCGTGTATGGAAACAAGTGGAAGTTTGGATCTTGCCGATAATGCCCTTGCTCGTGCCACTCAAGTCTTTGTCAAGgtaaaatctcataaactttttttttttggggattTCCCCTTTGTGACTATATTTGGTTTGTTCAACGTGACATTCTCTTTGCGTTTAGGGGGCCATTTTTTGAATCGTATGCTTCATTACTATcttgaattttgaaaaattatTCAACTCTTTGCTTGTCCGGATGAGCTGTTTAGTGGTTATTAACTTTTCATCTCAAAGTCTAGTATTTAAAGATTTTGTGAGATTTCTATTCCCATGTCAAGATGATAACTGGCTTTTCTATTGAATGGGATCAGTATTCCCCCCTCCatattttaaatattagaaaTATCTTGGCATAGAAGGTTGAACTCTGAGGAAAACCCAACCGCTGCTGTAATATAAATTGACTGCAATGATGAACAGAAATGGTAGATAGTTTTCCATGGAAGGTTGAACTCTGTTGCACCCTGGTAAACTTGCTTATTTTTCTGCCATCTTGCAAACTTAGCATTGAGATCACTCTTCAGTATATTTTATAGCCTGGGTTGTAGATTGCTCCACCTGAATAATCTAAATCCAGGGGCTGGTAATGCTAATGCCAGTGTTTTGCTGGTCATCCGCGGATAAGCTTGCTTGATTGTCTGTCATCCTGTAGTCTCTGCAGGGAAATTGCTCTTTAGTAGATTTCTTAGCATCGGAGAGGGGATTATGGGTCTGCGCATTCAAGTTAATGCGCTGGTAATTCTAGTTGACCAACAAGGTCGTAGGCAATTCCCCCACTTGGATAACTTAGACAAACGTACAATGTTCCTGCTGGGATTTATGAAGATAATTTCAACAAGTTAAAGTGCTATTTATTTTAATTCTTCtagttctttcacaaatataCATTCTCTTGCAAAAAGTTTTTTGAAGTGTTAAAGTATTGAATTCAAGTGAGATCTGAAGTTGTTACTGATAATTTCTTGCTGGTTTCTAAGGATATTTCACTCTTCATGCAATATATGACCCTCAAAGACTTGTGTGGTTATAATAGTGTGGTTTTTCTTTGTCAAGAGTTTGTACTTGAAAGGGTGGAAGCGAGTTGCATGAGGATGCCTATGAAGTATTGTTGGAAATTAATTTATCGTGCCTAGAGCTGTTGTTTGAATAGTTGCCTTTCAAATTTCAATCCTACTATATTTAATAATCGCTCTCATTTGTCCCACCTTTAACAGAGACAGCCAGAGATTCACCTTTTTGCTGCTCGATTGCGGGAGCAACGTGGTGATATACCTGGTGCTCAGGCTGCGTATCAACTTGTGCACGCTGAAATATCACCTGGACTTGTAGAAGCAATAATCAAGCATGCGAACATGGAACGTCGACTTGTAAGATTGTTTCATGACCTACTAAGGTTTCAGGATTAAATTTGATCTTTGTTAACTTATCTAATGGATCGTTTTCTTCTTGGTTCTTTGAAGGGGAATCTTGAGGATGCCTGTTCAGTATACGAACAAGCTATCGCCATTGAAAAAGGAAAGGAGCACTCGCAGAGTCTGCCATTATTGCTTGCACAGTACTCTCGGTTTTTGTACTTGGTATAGTTCTTTTGTGTCTTGTGTTATCCAGCTTTTACATCTTTGTCTCAAGTAATTGACTATTGCCTTTTCCATCTTGTTGTAGTGTGCGTCTTCCAATTGTGGTGATCAATTATAGATATTGTTTTGCTTCGGAGATGTTTATGGAAATTGGAATTTGATATTCTCATCTGTGAATGGGCTTCCCAACATTGTTTAGTATAATCTCGGAATGATTCTCTGTTTTATGGACGTGCATCATCATAATTTATGTTGCAATCATACACCAACATATATAGTAAGACATAGTTATGTAGACCATAGCTTGTCACAATATTCCACATAATCATCTGATTCTCAATCACTTTAGTTATTTGTTTATATGTACACACTCTTCACTGCCCTTGTGGAAGGCTTTTCTGTAGGAAAAGAAAGCAGAATTAGTGCAAGTGCGTGGAGAGTCATTAAGGACTTTGACTTGATCCCCCTGTAATGTTGGGTGTTGATAACATGGAAACATCTTTCTTTGCTTCGAGTTCCTCGTGATTAGAGTCATCATTGAAATTTATGTATTTGTCCTCCTTTGGCTCACTATCACAAAATCTCTGTTGAAAGGTTTCTGGGAAGGTGGGAAAAGCTCGGGAAATTCTTGATCAAGCAGTTGAGAATGTCCAGTTGTCAAAACCACTTCTGGAGGTCcgactctctctctctccccccccccctctctctctctctctcacatcCAAAGGCATAATGAGTGGAGGAATTGGTGTTTTCTTATTGACATGCTGTTTTCATTTAAAAAATACAGGCAGTGATCCATTTAGAATCCATTCAGTCGCTACCAAAGAGAATAGATTTGCTGGATTCATTGGTTGATAAGTTCATAGTTCCATCCCCTGAGAACCCTAGCGTTGCAAGTGTTGATGAAAGAGAGGAGTTATCAAGCATTTTCTTGGAGGTATGAACTGTTAGATTTGGGTACTTGACAGAGGTTTGGGACTGTGATGCTCTCAATGTTAGAACAAATATGCCTTGCGCTGTTCTCGTGGGAAACTTAGGTTATTTGAACTTATGATCTTGACCAGATATGCTTTGAAATGCgttcagttatatatatatatatatatcatgggctTTTAGCACAAGACTGTTGTCTGCATATTCCAAGATGGCGCACTACCATATTCCTGATACCTGAATTCCCTCTTTTTGATACAAACTGACTGAACTGAAATAATTGAACAAGCTGGACATACTTTATTAAGCTGATAACCCATCCCTGAACTAGTATTCCTGGCAGATATGCACTTGGATTAGAGTTGGCATATATCTTTAGGTACTTTTCCAAGTTTGCTATACTGTGAAGATAAGAAAGCTGGTAAAAATGGAGTTAAAATTGTTCAAATTAGAAAGGGACACTATTGTCGGACCtccaagaaagaaaaagaggtcACTATTTTTGGGATGTAGGAAGTAGAAAAACATATTAAGTTCAGTGGGGAGTTTGTTTATCATGTTGCCCTGATGTTTAAAACATGACATGGTTTAAATTCGAGTATGGACTTGATTTCTTGAAATTTTCGCTTTGTGTTTGAATGATTGATTGTTCCAATAACCAAATTACTATATCATGGTAGTTTAATCAAATCATATGATGGTTTAAATTCGAATAATATCCGAATCTCTTAGCGATGCAATGGGGTGTCCGGAGAGAAATTTGTTTTATTGGCAATCATTTCTGATTCTTGAAGCGTAAACACTTCAGAATGTCTTGGAGATGCAATAGGGATTCTATAAAGAGATTTTTGATTCTCGAGCTTTCACAATCTTGTTTTATAGACCTTAAAGTGTATACATTTTGGAATGGAGAGTCTGGATGGAGATCTTTTTACTGGGAGTTATTTCTGATTCATGAGCCTACacatcttttgattttttaaaGACTCTGAAGTGTAAACATGTTGAAATGTTTTGTGGGTGCAAGGGGAGTTTACAGAGGGATTTGTTTTCTTTGGAATTATTTCTGACTCTTGTGAGCCTTCACAAAATTAAAATAGCTTTTGAGTGTCTTAACTGATTATGTTTTGTGTTATTTGATGATCCATCTGTCGCTGCTTTGTGCTATTTGTATACCGTTATCCGTCTGTCGGGGCTGCACTTTTTGATGCTTTTGCCGAAATGTTCTGAGACTGAGAAAGTGTCTGCAGTTTCTAGATCTTTTTGGAGATGCAGCATCAATTAAGAAGGCTGATGATCGGCATGCTAAGCTCTTCTTACGCCATAGAACCTCTTCAGATTCAAAGAAACGTCAGGCTGACGATTATTTAGTTTCTGAGAAGACAAAGCTGGCAAAGTCTGCTGTTGCAGCATCTAACCCCTCAGTGGCTGGTGCATTTCCTGGAGCGCAAAATCAATGGCCTGCAGGTTATGGTGTACAAGGTCAAACCTGGCCACAGGCTGCACAAGCCCCACCACAGCAGTGGAATCCTGGTTATGCACAACAGGTAATGTTATGGCAAATAGTTAACAGTTTCACTAAAGATGGGTTGCCCCCTTGTTCAAATCTCTCTCCCTAGAGTGCGGATCTGGATATGCTTCCCAGAGCAATGCAATGTGGAACCATTATATATGTGTTAAGCATGCTTTAACCAACATGTTGATTTAGGTTAAACTGGAACCCCATCATGGAGTTAAACAAATAAGTTTTGTATTTAAATGGATTTTGGATGctcctttcctttttcctctGAATCAGCTTTCTGTGAACATATAGCTTTTCTGTGCGCAATTGCTTTATCACTCTCCAGCACTCAGTTTCTTGTtacatattttctttttctccacCCCTCGGGTCCATGGAGGTCTTCCTTTACGCATGTATTTCAGTTCTCCCTGTGGCCATTAAAGCTTGAGAGTGTTGTATGTCCATGTGTGTGAATCTTCATGTTTTGCTCAGTCCATATATTCTTTCAGATTATCAAGATTATTCGTGGAATTAACTTTTCTAGAATATATACAGTTCAAAACAGTTATGTGATCAGTGGCTTAGTTTTCTATTGTGTTTGTTGAACTTTAGGCAGCATATGGTGCTTACAGCAGTTACGGAGCCAGCTATGCACCTCCTCAAGGGCCTGCACCAGTGCCCTCAAGTGCTGGTTATGGTGCTTATCCTTCAACATACCCGGCGCAGGTAAGTGGAGCGCCTTTTATATATCAGCATTTTCATTGCTTGTCTAGCATACATTACCAACTTGCATTATGGTTTCAGCAGGGATACTTTATTAACCAGTTCTATAGTTTTCATGGTTAGCTTTTTTTGGGTTAAAAATTGTTTTCATGTCCTTGTATGCTAAGAATGGTTGGTGAGATTAAAATTTGATGCCCTCTAAGTTACCCAGTTTTAAGTCTGAAAATGGTGGTGAGGCCACAAGGCTTGCTAAATTGTAGCATTTCAGTGTTCAAAATT
This genomic stretch from Nicotiana sylvestris chromosome 9, ASM39365v2, whole genome shotgun sequence harbors:
- the LOC104248121 gene encoding pre-mRNA-processing factor 39-1, yielding MGDSETAVAQTSSVTDYKSAGYSSKVPDDAGTHTSSDAGNAGDLATPCPNGAGELASSNVEAGNLYTADAVSTQQEGATAMTYEASQDLAALEDAAAGSSQAAVYDSSANGNSTIEARDIAENGIASDVHGNSNMHQPEDGLALSPEEERLWSIVRTNSLDFNAWTSLIEETEKMSEGNILKIRKVYDAFLAEFPLCYGYWKKYADHEARLGSVDKVVEVYERAVQGVTYSVDMWLHYCVFAISTYGDPDTIRRLFERGLVYVGTDYLSFPLWDKYLEYEYTQQAWSNVAAIYTQILQNPNQQLDRYFEGFKELVASRPISELRTPEEAAAAAEAGSEQIEGEVNPSSEPSKPVSAILKDAEELEKYIAIREEMYKKAKEFDSKIIDFETAIRRPYFHVRPLNVAELENWNSYLDFIEGGDDFNKVVKLYERCLIACANYPEFWIRYVSCMETSGSLDLADNALARATQVFVKRQPEIHLFAARLREQRGDIPGAQAAYQLVHAEISPGLVEAIIKHANMERRLGNLEDACSVYEQAIAIEKGKEHSQSLPLLLAQYSRFLYLVSGKVGKAREILDQAVENVQLSKPLLEAVIHLESIQSLPKRIDLLDSLVDKFIVPSPENPSVASVDEREELSSIFLEFLDLFGDAASIKKADDRHAKLFLRHRTSSDSKKRQADDYLVSEKTKLAKSAVAASNPSVAGAFPGAQNQWPAGYGVQGQTWPQAAQAPPQQWNPGYAQQAAYGAYSSYGASYAPPQGPAPVPSSAGYGAYPSTYPAQAFPQQNYAQPAAAPTLPPAPQATTVPPTAYYGSYY